The following are from one region of the Methanococcoides methylutens genome:
- a CDS encoding UDP-glucose dehydrogenase family protein yields the protein MKVSIVGSGYVGSVTAACFAELGHEVICIDIDEKKVQMINDGFPPIWEEGLGELMKKHAEKNLIATSDYDYAIQNTDVSFICVGTPSNEHGNIDLSIVGAACKSLGMAMAKKNGFHIVVVKSTVVPQTTEEIVLRLLEEHSGKVAGKDFGVAMNPEFLREGKAVYDFMHPDKIVVGSIDERTGALVAELYRDLDCEVTKTTPSTAEMIKYVNNSFLATKISFSNEVGNICKRLGIDTYEVMNAVGADFRISEYFLNSGAGFGGSCFPKDVRALIGKAKEIDYYPSLLESVIEVNELQPLQMLELLEKHAGDVKGKKVAVLGLAFKNETDDIRESRSIPVIRKLLELGADVTAYDPMATDNMKVLIENIRYCDSPAEALKGAIACLIMTEWDQFRELDSEFAGMKNKLVIDGRKMIDPEKLEEDIVYEGLCW from the coding sequence ATGAAGGTATCTATTGTTGGATCCGGTTATGTTGGTTCAGTTACAGCTGCGTGTTTTGCAGAACTTGGACACGAGGTCATCTGCATCGATATTGACGAAAAGAAGGTTCAAATGATCAATGACGGATTTCCTCCGATCTGGGAGGAAGGCCTTGGGGAGTTGATGAAAAAACATGCGGAGAAGAACCTCATAGCAACATCTGATTATGATTATGCTATACAGAATACGGATGTCTCATTTATCTGTGTGGGTACTCCCTCCAACGAGCATGGCAATATCGACCTGTCCATTGTAGGTGCTGCCTGCAAGAGCCTTGGAATGGCAATGGCGAAAAAGAATGGTTTCCACATCGTGGTCGTAAAAAGCACAGTAGTTCCACAAACTACCGAGGAGATAGTCCTTCGTTTACTTGAGGAACATTCAGGTAAGGTAGCAGGCAAGGACTTCGGTGTTGCCATGAATCCTGAGTTCCTGAGGGAAGGCAAGGCTGTTTATGATTTCATGCATCCCGATAAGATCGTTGTTGGTAGTATTGATGAAAGAACCGGAGCTCTTGTTGCGGAGCTATATCGCGATCTGGATTGCGAGGTCACAAAAACCACTCCAAGTACTGCTGAGATGATCAAGTATGTGAACAATTCCTTCCTTGCCACAAAGATCTCGTTCTCCAATGAGGTCGGCAATATCTGCAAGCGTCTGGGGATAGATACGTATGAGGTAATGAATGCTGTAGGTGCGGATTTCCGTATCTCCGAGTATTTCCTGAACTCAGGTGCCGGCTTTGGTGGTTCCTGCTTCCCAAAGGATGTGCGTGCACTCATTGGTAAAGCAAAGGAAATCGATTATTATCCATCTCTTCTTGAATCCGTTATCGAAGTGAACGAGCTACAGCCGTTGCAGATGTTGGAGCTTCTTGAAAAGCATGCAGGCGATGTAAAAGGTAAAAAAGTGGCTGTTCTGGGCCTGGCCTTCAAGAACGAAACGGATGACATACGTGAATCACGTTCCATACCTGTTATAAGAAAACTTCTGGAGCTTGGAGCCGATGTGACTGCATATGACCCGATGGCAACGGACAACATGAAGGTATTGATCGAAAATATAAGGTACTGTGATAGTCCTGCAGAGGCACTAAAAGGCGCAATTGCATGCCTGATCATGACCGAATGGGATCAGTTCAGGGAACTCGATTCCGAATTTGCCGGCATGAAGAACAAGTTAGTGATCGATGGCAGGAAGATGATCGACCCGGAAAAGCTTGAAGAGGATATTGTTTACGAAGGTCTCTGCTGGTGA
- a CDS encoding carboxypeptidase regulatory-like domain-containing protein: MAVNIDEAGLQGTVPSAGNTIVVDAVTAQNPLTIVVKITATDPDGNPVRNANAVLRGLGGVASNTTDINGETTLITTAAQVEMGANQNEGTMDLTIAADGFYDYEKKDAVMVIKTK; encoded by the coding sequence ATGGCCGTGAACATCGATGAAGCAGGCCTTCAGGGAACTGTCCCGAGTGCAGGAAACACAATTGTGGTGGATGCAGTAACCGCACAGAACCCATTGACAATCGTAGTCAAGATCACGGCTACAGACCCTGACGGAAATCCGGTCCGTAACGCGAACGCGGTCTTGCGAGGTCTTGGTGGCGTGGCAAGCAATACCACTGACATCAACGGTGAGACCACACTAATTACAACCGCTGCACAGGTAGAAATGGGTGCTAACCAGAACGAAGGTACAATGGACCTTACCATTGCAGCCGATGGTTTCTACGATTACGAGAAGAAAGATGCAGTGATGGTCATCAAGACAAAATGA
- a CDS encoding tyrosine-type recombinase/integrase, whose amino-acid sequence MKKSELEKDEYINEWFMGRNLAPRTRINYILGMQHYTEYTGKTPIQLIDEAESDIQNGVLPRKRSIKGYLIGFKEHLKGNVVDNSVRAYVAAVKSFYTFFDIPIPDIVRNSKRAKPSPENLKIPTIDDVREALKHCDIREKAIILVGLSSGLSANEITNLKICDFKDGYDEDTKITTLKLRRGKTGVDFVTFLTPEASEAVGDYLEWRNREIKFHDASRKNAALKQRINDDNGYLFICKVISGKFLETGDEELRRFDAEKGLGKMYSSINIRLGKGSTNRNRHLIRSHNMRKLFSTTLKSIGCNNTMVEYWMGHSLSRVDDAYFKPNDIDKMKGTYRKYMPHLLVQKENVIAESPEFQKIVEENEKLSGEVAKAVLERSEMENMKARLAEQDTKIEEQAKDNEIFTTLLNKLRENPEFLNKIMQT is encoded by the coding sequence ATGAAAAAATCAGAATTAGAAAAAGATGAATACATAAATGAATGGTTTATGGGAAGAAATTTAGCACCACGTACTCGAATAAATTATATTTTGGGTATGCAACATTACACTGAATATACAGGCAAAACCCCCATTCAATTAATCGACGAAGCTGAATCAGATATCCAAAATGGTGTTCTACCAAGAAAGCGTTCTATAAAAGGCTACTTAATTGGTTTCAAAGAACATTTAAAGGGGAATGTTGTCGATAACAGTGTGCGCGCATATGTTGCGGCTGTTAAGAGTTTTTACACATTTTTTGATATTCCTATTCCTGATATTGTTCGTAATAGTAAACGAGCTAAACCGTCACCCGAAAATCTTAAAATACCAACAATAGATGATGTCCGTGAAGCTTTAAAGCATTGTGACATCAGGGAAAAGGCCATTATTCTTGTCGGATTGTCTTCTGGACTTTCAGCTAACGAAATTACAAATCTGAAAATTTGTGATTTCAAAGATGGTTACGATGAGGATACCAAAATAACAACACTGAAGCTCCGAAGAGGGAAAACAGGTGTTGATTTCGTTACTTTTTTAACGCCTGAAGCAAGTGAAGCGGTAGGGGATTATCTGGAATGGCGCAATCGTGAAATTAAATTTCATGATGCTTCAAGGAAAAATGCTGCTTTGAAACAGCGTATTAATGATGACAATGGTTATCTTTTCATATGCAAGGTCATTAGTGGTAAGTTTCTTGAAACTGGCGATGAAGAATTACGTCGTTTTGATGCAGAAAAAGGTCTGGGCAAAATGTACAGTTCCATCAACATCAGGCTTGGAAAGGGATCTACTAACAGAAATCGTCATCTTATTCGTTCTCATAACATGAGAAAACTGTTCAGTACCACCTTAAAAAGTATTGGATGCAACAATACGATGGTAGAATATTGGATGGGGCACTCATTAAGTAGAGTTGATGATGCTTATTTTAAGCCGAATGATATTGATAAAATGAAAGGTACATACCGCAAATATATGCCACACCTGCTTGTTCAGAAGGAAAATGTTATTGCTGAATCACCTGAATTTCAAAAGATAGTAGAAGAAAATGAAAAATTAAGTGGCGAAGTTGCCAAAGCAGTCCTCGAACGTTCTGAAATGGAAAATATGAAAGCAAGACTTGCAGAACAGGATACGAAAATTGAAGAACAAGCGAAGGATAATGAGATTTTCACCACTCTTCTGAACAAATTAAGAGAAAACCCCGAATTCCTAAATAAAATAATGCAGACCTAA
- a CDS encoding DUF3800 domain-containing protein: MVSYMFIDESGDLGSKSKYLILSALVVKSPDKLDRIIKNMRRNKFKKQLKNANEIKANSSSPELVKHMLSKLNGVDDAQAFFVNLNKEKCYSSFLKGNKHKMYNFAAGKLATNINLDEGKVIVRIDKSKGKQVLRDDFNHYFEERLMENSSLETVEIHHSNSHSWGGLQFADVLAWSAFQKIERCNGEYIDVLKIGSEAYEVWS, from the coding sequence ATGGTTAGCTACATGTTTATTGATGAAAGCGGAGATCTTGGATCGAAATCTAAATATCTAATTTTATCAGCTCTTGTAGTTAAATCTCCAGACAAGCTTGATCGAATAATTAAGAATATGCGAAGGAACAAATTCAAAAAACAGTTGAAGAATGCCAATGAAATTAAGGCTAATAGTTCCAGTCCAGAACTTGTTAAACATATGTTAAGTAAGCTCAATGGAGTTGATGATGCACAAGCATTTTTTGTAAATCTCAACAAAGAAAAATGCTACAGCTCATTTCTGAAAGGAAATAAACACAAAATGTATAATTTTGCTGCTGGAAAATTAGCAACTAATATAAATTTAGATGAGGGCAAAGTCATTGTTAGGATTGATAAGTCAAAAGGGAAACAAGTTCTAAGGGATGACTTCAATCACTATTTCGAAGAGCGCTTAATGGAGAATTCATCATTAGAAACTGTTGAAATTCATCATAGCAACTCACATTCATGGGGTGGATTACAGTTTGCTGATGTGTTGGCATGGTCAGCATTCCAAAAAATAGAGCGTTGTAATGGTGAGTATATTGATGTGTTAAAAATAGGATCAGAAGCCTACGAGGTGTGGTCCTGA
- a CDS encoding AbrB/MazE/SpoVT family DNA-binding domain-containing protein: MLKNIRTVSGAQMGVLRICLPPALAANAGINPGGKVAITIEKGKLVVSPIPGLLDEQGTEKHMRTNSFNPPRSK, encoded by the coding sequence ATGTTGAAAAATATAAGAACTGTAAGTGGCGCTCAAATGGGCGTTTTAAGAATCTGCCTTCCACCTGCCCTAGCAGCAAATGCTGGGATTAACCCGGGTGGAAAAGTAGCGATTACGATTGAAAAAGGGAAACTCGTTGTTTCTCCAATCCCCGGACTTTTGGACGAGCAGGGGACTGAGAAACATATGAGAACAAATTCATTTAATCCCCCAAGGAGTAAATAA
- a CDS encoding DUF3987 domain-containing protein — protein MTKFNQSELERKYTDHNKVASDDETTFLFSCLYCMFNIFIDPKDLGALILSKEGVARNKWKDLDLRMPDLSKILPADHFINVYTRWVKGLTDAYYEYNVCSALWLLAAWYDGKIVLKTKQGTIKANIFVQILGKSTTSRKSTAVKKCREIYERVTGTKLTDDAQSVEGLIESLALNSHQNLISDESSGLMAKYHKKYNEGIFDELCKYYDGVGTKKILSGSKTGGPTEFTVTDPYINSYYATTTRRYCNVMNIMDFECGYGYRTLYAVPTYQKPYMDIDMETDEDVNNQAVVIKHGNAIYQILNNLGTTEMAFNDDALALYQSTTRKWETEADKFENDIYSSALGRASDYVLKIAMLIEIGKTPISDTITKKSIEVAINLVGTYFLPSCIYVIERLEEDEKFNQIEKVLKKLRDKGGSCGHSYLLRAVKIKSNDFSEVIETLIESETIKKYVSEETGAQSYLLINDDDSVLSKLRADQDSTESIRYIPKGALTEPQLKGFDKILALMD, from the coding sequence ATGACTAAATTTAATCAATCTGAACTTGAAAGGAAATATACAGATCACAATAAAGTGGCTTCCGATGATGAAACCACTTTTTTGTTTTCCTGCCTCTATTGCATGTTCAATATTTTTATTGACCCTAAAGATTTAGGAGCCCTCATACTTAGCAAAGAAGGAGTGGCCCGGAACAAATGGAAGGATCTTGACCTAAGAATGCCTGACCTTTCCAAAATCTTACCTGCCGACCATTTCATAAATGTCTACACCAGATGGGTAAAGGGCTTGACAGATGCCTACTACGAATATAATGTGTGCAGTGCATTGTGGCTTCTGGCGGCTTGGTACGACGGAAAAATAGTTCTTAAGACGAAGCAAGGGACAATCAAAGCCAATATTTTTGTTCAAATTCTTGGAAAATCGACAACAAGCCGCAAAAGTACAGCTGTTAAGAAATGCAGGGAGATATACGAAAGAGTCACAGGCACGAAGCTTACTGATGATGCACAGTCAGTTGAGGGATTAATAGAATCATTAGCATTAAATTCACACCAAAATTTGATTTCCGATGAATCATCTGGTTTGATGGCTAAATATCATAAAAAGTACAATGAAGGTATATTTGACGAATTGTGCAAATATTATGATGGGGTAGGTACTAAGAAAATATTATCCGGTAGCAAAACAGGTGGTCCGACCGAATTTACTGTTACTGACCCCTACATTAACTCGTATTATGCGACAACAACGAGAAGATATTGTAATGTCATGAATATCATGGATTTTGAATGTGGGTATGGCTACAGAACTCTATATGCTGTACCTACTTATCAAAAGCCATATATGGATATTGACATGGAGACTGATGAAGATGTTAATAATCAAGCAGTTGTAATTAAGCATGGAAATGCCATTTATCAAATCTTAAATAATTTAGGAACTACTGAAATGGCATTTAATGATGATGCACTGGCACTTTATCAATCCACAACACGAAAATGGGAGACGGAAGCCGATAAATTTGAGAACGATATTTACAGTTCAGCATTGGGAAGGGCAAGTGATTATGTCCTTAAGATTGCAATGCTTATCGAAATAGGGAAAACGCCAATTTCTGATACCATAACAAAAAAATCAATTGAAGTCGCAATCAATTTGGTTGGTACTTACTTTTTACCTTCCTGTATCTACGTAATCGAAAGGCTCGAAGAAGATGAAAAATTCAATCAAATCGAGAAGGTTCTAAAAAAATTAAGGGATAAGGGTGGTTCTTGTGGCCATTCTTACCTTTTGAGAGCTGTGAAAATCAAAAGCAATGATTTTTCAGAAGTCATCGAAACATTAATTGAATCAGAGACTATCAAAAAGTATGTCTCTGAAGAAACAGGTGCTCAAAGCTATCTTCTAATCAATGATGATGATAGCGTTCTGTCAAAGCTTCGTGCAGATCAAGATTCTACTGAATCCATACGATATATTCCGAAAGGTGCATTGACTGAACCCCAACTGAAAGGCTTTGACAAGATTCTTGCACTGATGGACTAA
- a CDS encoding MrcB family domain-containing protein encodes MQESFRNIMGNYLIEKEMPFKDNYLAKHIRNNAKESVEKKALIDVSKYKVDGSPGKGNWAEIPWIGVFDKNITTSAEKGYYIVYLFRADMSGFYLSLNQGWTYYARTYGDKEAREHIRTVAAGFKDSLKSSLADFSFDEIDLKSDKKFAVGYQLGHICGKFYSKEYVPDDLQLANDLRNLIGVYRELTGIVGSRSFEDIVDRLLKGDDVDDIEDEEYQSEVIEATPSITPKEPQKRSKSTIKHGKEVWIRNPKIAKESLEKSNYLCEIDSEHKTFTSSITDDNFVEAHHLIPMGNQDEFKNSLDVPGNIVSLCPNCHRRLHHASVAEKEDSIKALYVERKDDLKDYGIEISLEDLFGYYK; translated from the coding sequence ATGCAAGAGTCTTTTCGAAATATAATGGGCAATTACTTAATCGAGAAAGAGATGCCTTTCAAAGATAATTATCTCGCGAAACACATAAGGAACAATGCAAAAGAGTCTGTCGAAAAAAAAGCACTTATCGATGTCTCGAAATACAAAGTAGATGGTTCTCCTGGAAAGGGTAATTGGGCTGAAATACCTTGGATTGGAGTGTTTGATAAAAACATAACCACAAGTGCAGAAAAAGGGTACTACATAGTATATCTCTTTAGAGCTGACATGTCAGGTTTTTATCTATCACTTAACCAAGGATGGACTTATTATGCAAGAACATATGGTGATAAAGAAGCAAGGGAACATATTAGAACAGTTGCAGCTGGGTTTAAAGATTCATTAAAATCATCATTAGCTGATTTTTCATTTGATGAAATCGATTTAAAGAGTGACAAAAAGTTTGCAGTTGGCTATCAATTAGGACACATTTGTGGCAAATTTTATTCAAAAGAATATGTACCGGACGATCTTCAATTAGCCAACGATCTCCGAAATTTAATTGGTGTGTATAGGGAATTAACGGGAATAGTTGGAAGTAGGAGCTTTGAAGACATCGTTGACCGCTTATTGAAAGGTGATGATGTCGACGATATTGAAGATGAAGAGTACCAGAGCGAAGTTATTGAGGCAACTCCTTCAATTACTCCCAAAGAGCCTCAAAAAAGGTCTAAATCAACAATAAAGCATGGAAAGGAAGTGTGGATTAGAAACCCAAAAATTGCAAAAGAAAGCTTGGAAAAGTCAAACTATCTTTGTGAGATCGATAGTGAACATAAAACATTTACTTCCTCCATAACTGATGATAATTTTGTTGAAGCTCATCACTTAATTCCTATGGGGAATCAAGATGAATTCAAAAATAGTTTAGATGTCCCCGGCAATATTGTTTCTCTCTGTCCGAACTGTCATAGGCGATTACATCATGCATCAGTAGCTGAAAAAGAAGATAGTATAAAGGCATTATATGTTGAAAGGAAAGATGATCTCAAAGATTATGGGATAGAAATTTCTTTGGAAGATTTATTCGGGTATTACAAATGA